Proteins from a single region of Gossypium arboreum isolate Shixiya-1 chromosome 1, ASM2569848v2, whole genome shotgun sequence:
- the LOC128280758 gene encoding uncharacterized protein LOC128280758 → MRQDLEETPRSQKLWLFAKWSVGVIFTRIMACDSPKQAWDRLKEEFMGSEKTSRTVDQFEERLENLKMKELLGDDFAESVVVEKARRALEGPSKQRPRELQFKSKSKKPWLEKRRSREEIQAEKLPTMHSLQEDHTFEKFIGEDRMFNVGNANNLVMLRSFAGIKAKYQHNKIEHELLKMFHSGGACLDASCLTTTKRAKCGWLVDSGAFASYGGDVSLFKELDRSFSSRIRIGNGNLIEARGKGDVLISSSSGNKLISDVLYVPDIDQNLLSVGQLVEKGYSLIFKNGSCVIKDFLGQETATVPMADKCFMLDVSQLEKKAYSSQSESAGLWHKRLGHVNFKSLDLLHRLGLAKDMTKVEPLEGVCDVCHLQASKKAISVDQARRAREKLELVHSTFVAR, encoded by the exons ATGAGGCAAGATCTTGAGGAGACGCCAAGAAGCCAAAAGCTATGGCTGTTTGCAAAATGGAGTGTCGGCGTGATCTTCACTCGCATTATGGCATGTGACTCACCTAAGCAAGCTTGGGACAGGTTGAAGGAAGAGTTCATGGGGTCCGAGAAGACCAGCAGAACAGTTGATCAATTTGAGGAGAGACTTGAGAACCTCAAGATGAAGGAG TTGCTTGGTGATGATTTTGCTGAAAGCGTGGTTGTTGAGAAG GCAAGAAGAGCACTCGAGGGGCCTTCCAAGCAAAGGCCGAGAGAGCTCCAATTCAAGTCGAAAAGCAAAAAGCCTTGGCTTGAGAAAAGGAGAAGTCGAGAAGAGATTCAAGCGGAGAAGTTACCCACCATGCACTCACTGCAAGAGGACCACACATTCGAGAAGTTCATTGGAGAAGACCGGATGTTCAATGTTGGAAATGCAAACAATTTGGTTATGTTGAGAAGCTTTGCGGGAATAAAGGCAAAGTACCAACACAACAAGATCGAGCACGAGTTGTTGAAGATGTTCCATTCGGGAGGAGCATGTCTTGATGCATCTTGCCTTACAACCACGAAGCGAGCCAAGTGCGGTTGGCTAGTGGATAGTGGTGCTTTCGCATCATATGGCGGTGATGTGAGTCTGTTTAAAGAACTTGATAGGAGTTTCAGCTCGAGGATCAGGATTGGGAATGGAAACCTGATTGAAGCTAGAGGCAAGGGAGATGTGTTAATCAGCTCTAGTTCGGGTAACAAGCTAATTTCAGATGTTTTGTATGTGCCCGATATTGATCAGAACTTGTTAAGTGTTGGTCAGTTGGTTGAGAAGGGCTACTCATTGATTTTTAAGAATGGTTCTTGTGTCATCAAGGATTTTCTTGGGCAAGAAACTGCCACAGTTCCTATGGCTGACAAATGTTTCATGTTGGATGTTAGCCAACTTGAGAAGAAGGCTTATTCGAGCCAGAGTGAGAGTGCTGGTCTATGGCACAAGAGGCTAGGCCATGTTAACTTCAAGTCACTCGATCTGTTGCATAGACTTGGTTTGGCAAAGGATATGACCAAGGTTGAGCCATTAGAAGGTGTTTGTGATGTATGTCACTTGCAAGCAAGCAAGAAAGCCATTTCTGTCGATCAAGCCCGGAGAGCTCGAGAGAAGCTTGAGCTAGTGCATTCGACATTTGTGGCCCGATGA